TCCGTACTCTTGCCCCTGATTGCGAGATCGTTAACATTAACGGCTTTGGCTATGCCTATCCGATTATTGAGAAAATCATCAACAAAGCTTACCTAAGCGTTATTAAGCGCACACCTAAAATTTGGGACTATCTTTATGATAATCCCAAAGTTGTTAAGAAAACCCAAAAGATCAAAGAGGCTATTCATAAGGCGAATCACGCGAAGCTGGACCGATTGTTTCGTGATTTTTCGCCTGATACGGTTGTTTGCACGCAAGCTTTTCCTTGCGGGATGGTTGCCGACTATAAAAAGACGTATAATCTAAGCATTACGATCATCGGTGTTTTAACCGATTATGCGCCGCATGCCTATTGGATCAATGAAGGCGTTGATTACTATATTGTTCCATCAATGGACGCCAAAGAACGTTATGTGCAGCAAGGTGTTGATGAGCATAAAATTAAAGTCTTCGGAATTCCTGTTGATCAAAAGTTTAGTGAAAGCTTAGAGAAGAATAAAATTGCTGAAAAGCTTGGGCTGGATTTAAATATTCCGGCTGTTTTGGTGATGGGAGGAGGGCAGGGTTTAGGCCCTATTCGGACAATCGTAAAATCTTTGCTGGCTTCTGAGGAATCGTTGCAGCTTATGGTCGTTGCCGGAACAAATAAAAGGCTTATTAAATGGTTGCGTAAAATACAATCACGAAGCCAAAAGAAGTTCTTGGTTTTTGAATTTGTTAACAATATTGATGAATTAATGACGGTCGCATCGCTCGTGGTCACTAAGCCCGGCGGGATCACCACGACCGAGGCTTTA
The nucleotide sequence above comes from Candidatus Omnitrophota bacterium. Encoded proteins:
- a CDS encoding glycosyltransferase — translated: MYISEVSGHHQATLAIEKSVRTLAPDCEIVNINGFGYAYPIIEKIINKAYLSVIKRTPKIWDYLYDNPKVVKKTQKIKEAIHKANHAKLDRLFRDFSPDTVVCTQAFPCGMVADYKKTYNLSITIIGVLTDYAPHAYWINEGVDYYIVPSMDAKERYVQQGVDEHKIKVFGIPVDQKFSESLEKNKIAEKLGLDLNIPAVLVMGGGQGLGPIRTIVKSLLASEESLQLMVVAGTNKRLIKWLRKIQSRSQKKFLVFEFVNNIDELMTVASLVVTKPGGITTTEALAKHLPMVIINPIPGQEVHNTTFLIKNGVAIRVDKADQISLEIESLLRAPHRLESMRQAAKEHSRPHSSMDIAKLILS